One Novipirellula caenicola genomic window carries:
- a CDS encoding DUF1501 domain-containing protein — MRCHGNPLSRRGFLAAGTLGTIGLSLPELLMRQAAAEQKQYDFVEAKAKSVIHIFLPGGLAQQESFDPKPYSPIEYRGELKTIKTNTGEVFCETVPQLAKRADKFSVIRSMSHGEAAHERGTHNMFTGYKPSPALQYPCFGSVVSHEYGPRNNLPPYVCIPNVPNEFAGTGYLPSSYGAFALGSDPNRSDFKVRDLNLAGGVDEQRFSRRKHALEVVNSHFTSVTQADNIEAMNTFYQRAYDLLDTPAAREAFDIEKEDAKMRDRYGRNEAGQRMLMARRLVEAGTRLVTLTYGGWDMHNDITGGMRRLTPALDVALGALLDDLSERGMLDETLVMVSSEFGRTPKINKDAGRDHWPKVFSVMLAGGGIKGGMIYGASDSTASEPEENAVSPADLATTMYRLLGIVADKELMAPGDRPIEIVDGGNLIEPLLA; from the coding sequence ATGCGTTGTCACGGAAATCCTTTGAGCCGTCGTGGCTTTCTCGCCGCCGGAACCCTCGGCACGATTGGGTTGTCGCTACCCGAATTGCTAATGCGTCAGGCGGCGGCCGAGCAAAAACAATATGATTTTGTCGAGGCCAAGGCGAAGAGTGTCATTCACATCTTTTTGCCCGGTGGTTTGGCACAGCAAGAATCGTTTGACCCCAAACCCTATAGCCCGATTGAATATCGTGGCGAACTGAAGACGATCAAAACCAATACCGGCGAAGTCTTCTGCGAGACGGTGCCTCAATTGGCCAAGCGAGCGGACAAGTTCAGCGTCATTCGATCGATGAGTCACGGTGAAGCGGCTCACGAGCGGGGCACTCACAATATGTTCACTGGATACAAGCCGAGCCCGGCGCTTCAGTATCCTTGCTTCGGCTCGGTCGTCAGTCACGAGTACGGGCCTCGCAACAACCTGCCTCCATACGTTTGCATCCCGAATGTCCCCAATGAATTCGCCGGGACCGGCTATCTGCCTAGCAGCTATGGTGCGTTCGCCCTTGGTTCGGATCCCAACCGCAGTGATTTCAAGGTCCGCGACCTGAACCTCGCTGGCGGTGTGGACGAACAGCGTTTCTCGCGTCGCAAGCACGCCTTGGAAGTGGTCAATAGCCATTTCACCTCGGTGACCCAGGCCGACAATATCGAAGCCATGAATACGTTCTATCAACGAGCGTATGATCTGCTTGACACCCCGGCTGCTCGTGAAGCATTCGATATCGAAAAAGAAGACGCCAAGATGCGTGACCGCTACGGCCGCAACGAAGCCGGTCAACGCATGTTGATGGCACGTCGTTTGGTCGAAGCTGGGACTCGTTTGGTGACCCTGACCTACGGCGGTTGGGATATGCACAACGACATCACCGGCGGCATGCGGCGATTGACTCCGGCGTTGGACGTTGCGTTGGGCGCGCTGTTGGACGATTTGTCCGAGCGAGGCATGCTCGATGAAACGCTTGTCATGGTCAGCAGCGAGTTCGGCCGAACGCCGAAGATCAACAAGGACGCCGGGCGTGACCATTGGCCAAAGGTGTTCAGCGTGATGCTGGCCGGCGGTGGGATCAAGGGCGGCATGATCTATGGTGCCTCGGATTCGACCGCATCAGAACCCGAAGAAAACGCGGTTTCGCCGGCCGACCTGGCGACCACCATGTATCGCTTGTTGGGCATCGTTGCTGACAAAGAATTGATGGCTCCTGGTGATCGCCCGATCGAAATTGTCGACGGCGGCAATCTCATCGAGCCGCTATTGGCGTAA
- a CDS encoding hybrid sensor histidine kinase/response regulator, translating to MAQDSGFLERVFADARSTYQALADALPVSLLIKDTEGRRLFANKKYLELRGQSLGSILNKDDFDLFPVHLAASYVADDQVVIRSGEALHNIEETVSADGSPRWIERMKCPIKDSHGKVIGIQLMFWDVTERIAAEKELRHEQSLLKTLLDNIPDSIYFKDTESRFLRISNAMAKKFAMENASDVIGKNDSDIFTSEHALLARKDELRVMQSGEALVDRIERETWADREDTWCISTKMPFRDESGKIIGTFGISRDITELTKSQQQLREARDVATKANEAKSNFLANMSHEIRTPMNAIIGMSELLAQSDLTPEQRDYNTLVRDSADSLLRLLNEILDFSKIEANKLELESIPFSARDVIEKAGQTLSVKASEKNLELLCRIAPDVPSRLMGDPGRLRQVLVNLIGNAIKFTETGHIFVDVNTTDPVPTDHETERSNGKGESEDRQTLWLRFQVSDTGIGIPEDKIQSVLEAFTQADSSTTRRFGGTGLGLAISRQLIDLMKGKLEVESQVGKGTTFWFAAPFPVAAKQATPDRQLRQLAGTRVLIVDDNPVNRRILEEIFVVWGFKPTLVDGGKHALMRVREANDREQPFQLIVLDCMMPEMDGFELARRLRQQFPGDTARLIMLSSANLPDRSDQLRELDISRYLNKPVIQSELLDTIVQVLEVGPASDPPVQTPVNAVSPMRVLVAEDGLANQQVAIGMLKACGHKIKIANDGSEAVACWQKEPFDVILMDMHMPVMDGIEATKRIREQEKKFSPPRHIPIIALTAAAMQEDSDSCLSAGMDAFLTKPIHPRRLQETLARFADNPAGGCGKDKPAKDESVKQPGTADHDPAAEGVDAADGPQHDGRPDEQSQEDELPYDDGDVVDLRAAESRIPGGRRGVRRLAEVFIGECEMLMGILVNTVPDGDLAEIGRAAHTLKGSANLFYAHQVYGTAREIEQAAKEQRREDLVKLLEKLNAEAAAMLRVLRHIVAASSDSKST from the coding sequence ATGGCTCAGGACAGCGGATTTCTTGAACGCGTGTTTGCAGATGCACGCTCTACCTACCAGGCGCTCGCCGATGCGCTGCCGGTCAGTCTGCTGATCAAAGATACCGAAGGCCGGCGACTGTTCGCCAACAAAAAGTATCTTGAGCTGCGAGGCCAATCGCTCGGCTCGATATTGAACAAAGACGACTTCGACCTGTTTCCTGTCCATTTGGCGGCAAGCTACGTGGCGGATGACCAAGTCGTGATACGAAGCGGCGAGGCGTTACACAATATCGAAGAGACGGTTTCCGCCGATGGCAGCCCTCGCTGGATCGAGCGGATGAAGTGTCCGATCAAAGACAGCCACGGCAAAGTGATCGGCATTCAGCTGATGTTCTGGGACGTGACCGAGCGGATCGCTGCCGAGAAAGAATTGCGGCATGAACAAAGTCTGTTGAAGACGTTGTTGGATAATATCCCGGATTCGATCTACTTCAAAGACACCGAAAGCCGCTTTCTAAGAATCAGCAATGCCATGGCAAAGAAATTTGCGATGGAAAACGCAAGTGATGTCATTGGTAAAAATGACTCGGACATCTTTACGTCCGAACATGCGTTGTTGGCTCGCAAAGACGAATTGCGAGTGATGCAAAGCGGTGAAGCGTTGGTGGACCGCATCGAACGCGAAACGTGGGCCGATCGCGAAGACACATGGTGCATCTCGACCAAAATGCCTTTTCGTGACGAGTCGGGGAAGATCATCGGCACCTTCGGGATCAGCCGCGATATCACCGAGTTGACCAAGTCTCAACAACAACTTCGTGAAGCGCGTGATGTCGCTACCAAAGCGAATGAGGCCAAGAGCAATTTTCTGGCCAACATGAGCCACGAAATCCGCACTCCGATGAACGCCATTATCGGGATGTCCGAACTGTTGGCTCAATCGGATCTGACGCCCGAACAGCGTGACTACAACACGCTGGTTCGCGATTCTGCCGACTCGCTCTTGCGATTGCTGAACGAAATTCTCGATTTTTCCAAGATTGAAGCCAACAAACTCGAACTCGAGTCGATTCCCTTCTCGGCCAGGGACGTGATTGAAAAAGCGGGCCAGACGCTGTCGGTAAAAGCATCGGAAAAAAATCTCGAGTTGCTTTGCCGCATCGCTCCCGATGTGCCGAGTCGTTTGATGGGTGACCCCGGACGGCTGCGGCAAGTGTTGGTGAATTTGATCGGCAATGCGATCAAGTTTACCGAGACAGGCCATATCTTTGTCGACGTCAATACCACCGATCCGGTGCCGACGGACCATGAAACCGAAAGGTCGAATGGTAAAGGCGAATCGGAGGATCGACAAACGCTGTGGCTACGCTTTCAGGTATCCGACACTGGCATCGGCATCCCAGAGGACAAGATCCAATCTGTGCTCGAGGCGTTCACGCAAGCCGACTCGTCGACCACACGTCGCTTTGGCGGCACCGGACTCGGGCTTGCCATTTCTCGGCAGCTGATTGATTTGATGAAGGGGAAATTAGAAGTCGAAAGCCAAGTCGGCAAAGGCACGACGTTCTGGTTTGCAGCCCCATTCCCGGTCGCCGCCAAACAAGCGACGCCCGATCGTCAACTGCGACAATTGGCCGGGACGCGAGTGTTGATCGTCGATGACAACCCGGTGAATCGTCGGATCTTGGAAGAGATCTTTGTTGTTTGGGGTTTCAAACCGACGCTGGTCGATGGCGGCAAGCATGCGTTGATGCGAGTGCGTGAAGCCAACGATCGTGAACAGCCGTTTCAGCTGATCGTGCTCGATTGCATGATGCCCGAGATGGATGGTTTCGAGTTGGCTCGTCGACTTCGTCAACAGTTCCCCGGCGACACCGCTCGGCTGATCATGTTGTCGTCGGCGAATCTTCCGGATCGCTCGGACCAGCTCCGCGAGCTCGACATCTCGCGTTACTTGAACAAGCCGGTGATCCAATCGGAATTGTTGGATACGATCGTGCAAGTGCTTGAGGTCGGACCCGCGTCGGATCCGCCGGTGCAAACGCCGGTCAATGCCGTTTCACCGATGCGAGTCCTTGTTGCCGAAGACGGGCTGGCGAATCAGCAAGTCGCGATCGGGATGTTAAAAGCATGTGGGCACAAAATCAAAATTGCCAATGATGGAAGCGAAGCGGTTGCGTGTTGGCAGAAAGAACCCTTCGATGTCATCTTGATGGACATGCACATGCCGGTGATGGATGGGATCGAAGCGACCAAACGGATACGTGAGCAGGAAAAAAAGTTCAGCCCGCCGCGACATATCCCGATCATCGCTTTGACCGCCGCCGCGATGCAAGAAGACTCGGATTCCTGTTTGTCCGCCGGGATGGACGCGTTTTTGACCAAGCCGATTCACCCTCGACGGCTGCAGGAAACGTTGGCTCGTTTCGCAGACAATCCCGCAGGTGGCTGCGGCAAAGACAAGCCAGCGAAGGATGAATCGGTCAAGCAACCGGGAACAGCCGATCATGATCCGGCCGCCGAAGGTGTCGACGCGGCGGATGGGCCGCAGCACGACGGGCGGCCGGATGAGCAGTCCCAAGAGGATGAGCTGCCGTATGACGATGGTGATGTCGTCGATCTGCGTGCGGCCGAATCGCGGATTCCCGGCGGACGGCGGGGAGTACGAAGGTTGGCCGAGGTCTTTATCGGTGAGTGCGAGATGCTGATGGGGATCTTAGTGAACACGGTTCCCGACGGCGATTTGGCCGAGATCGGACGCGCCGCGCATACCTTAAAGGGCTCGGCAAACCTGTTTTACGCCCATCAGGTGTACGGAACAGCACGCGAGATCGAGCAGGCCGCCAAAGAGCAGCGTCGTGAAGATCTCGTAAAACTTCTCGAAAAACTCAATGCAGAAGCCGCTGCGATGCTTCGTGTTCTGCGGCACATCGTTGCCGCATCTTCCGATTCCAAAAGCACTTAG
- a CDS encoding M42 family metallopeptidase has product MQDAAHAFFRSAIETPSPSGFEEPIQSLIRDYVRPFADNVRSDVHGNLVASVGDLSGPRLMFAGHCDQIGMLISHIDELGFLYAQTIGGWDPQQLIGQSMTIWTAQGPVAAVISRKPIHLLNEQERKQVVQLKEMWLDIGAKDEAEARQLVRIGDPVTLDLTYRPLLGDLVSGPGMDNKTGMWTVMEALRRASSSVDSLRCHLHSVSTVQEEIGLRGAKTAAGSINPDVAIAVDVTHASDCPTIEKQQQGDIRLGRGPVIFRGPNINAKVADRLIQLAEKNSIPYQLAAIGRATPNDANVLQIHGGGVATGLVSIPNRYMHSAVEVISLSDIDHVAELLAKFALSLTLDDDFIPS; this is encoded by the coding sequence ATGCAAGACGCCGCGCACGCCTTCTTTCGGTCCGCGATCGAAACCCCCAGTCCGTCGGGGTTTGAAGAGCCGATCCAGTCGCTCATTCGCGACTACGTTCGCCCTTTCGCCGATAACGTCCGCTCGGATGTGCATGGAAACTTGGTCGCCAGCGTTGGCGATCTATCGGGCCCGCGGCTGATGTTTGCCGGTCACTGCGACCAAATCGGGATGCTGATCTCGCATATCGATGAACTGGGGTTCCTGTACGCCCAGACGATTGGCGGGTGGGACCCCCAACAATTGATTGGCCAATCGATGACGATATGGACCGCGCAAGGCCCCGTCGCCGCCGTCATCAGCCGCAAACCGATCCACTTGCTCAATGAACAAGAGCGGAAGCAAGTCGTTCAGCTCAAAGAGATGTGGTTGGATATCGGTGCCAAAGACGAGGCCGAAGCGAGGCAATTGGTTCGTATTGGCGACCCGGTGACGTTGGACCTGACCTACCGTCCACTTCTGGGGGATTTGGTCAGCGGGCCAGGAATGGACAACAAAACCGGCATGTGGACCGTCATGGAAGCGCTGCGCCGGGCATCCTCGTCGGTCGACTCGCTTCGCTGTCACCTGCACAGTGTGTCGACCGTCCAGGAAGAAATTGGGCTTCGCGGAGCCAAAACGGCCGCGGGCAGCATCAATCCCGATGTCGCGATTGCGGTGGACGTGACCCATGCATCGGATTGTCCGACGATTGAAAAGCAACAGCAAGGCGATATCCGGCTCGGACGCGGGCCGGTGATTTTCCGCGGGCCGAACATCAATGCGAAAGTGGCGGATCGCTTGATTCAATTGGCGGAAAAAAACTCAATTCCCTACCAGTTGGCCGCCATCGGTCGGGCCACGCCCAATGACGCCAACGTGTTGCAAATCCACGGCGGAGGGGTGGCGACCGGTCTCGTCTCGATTCCCAATCGCTACATGCACTCGGCCGTCGAGGTCATTTCATTGTCCGATATCGACCATGTCGCCGAATTGTTAGCAAAGTTCGCACTATCCTTAACATTGGATGATGATTTTATTCCATCATAG
- a CDS encoding helix-turn-helix domain-containing protein — MKVFTTGQVAKICKVAPRTVSKWFDSGRLKGYRIPGSQDRRIPREYLIKFLKEHGMPLGDLEDEAMAKCLIVAQDQVLIENLKRELPPEKAFKVAVAASGFEAGIQAESFNPDCIIVDFSIGKIEAVQICQNLRKNIDFTDIVLIALLPDDGQPMSFDRSSINETFKKPFDAHLLAERLRTLVGSKKELV; from the coding sequence ATGAAGGTCTTCACAACTGGACAGGTCGCCAAGATCTGTAAAGTAGCACCCCGAACTGTATCAAAATGGTTCGATTCGGGACGATTAAAAGGTTATCGCATTCCAGGATCTCAGGACCGACGCATTCCGCGTGAGTACCTGATCAAGTTCTTGAAGGAACACGGTATGCCCCTAGGCGACTTGGAAGACGAAGCGATGGCTAAATGCCTGATCGTCGCCCAAGACCAGGTGCTGATCGAGAACCTCAAGCGTGAACTTCCACCCGAAAAAGCATTCAAAGTGGCTGTGGCCGCGAGCGGTTTCGAAGCGGGAATTCAAGCGGAAAGCTTCAATCCAGACTGTATCATTGTCGACTTCTCGATCGGTAAGATCGAAGCGGTTCAGATTTGCCAAAATCTCCGCAAGAACATCGACTTTACCGATATCGTGCTGATTGCATTGCTTCCCGACGACGGGCAACCGATGAGCTTCGACCGAAGCAGTATCAACGAGACGTTCAAGAAGCCATTCGACGCGCATCTGCTCGCCGAACGCCTGCGAACACTCGTCGGAAGCAAGAAAGAATTAGTCTAG
- the moaC gene encoding cyclic pyranopterin monophosphate synthase MoaC yields MSHFDASGNAHMVDVSAKPVTVREAIASAEIVMAPATAEVIRGSKAAKGDVLAVARLAAIQATKLTSQLIPLCHAIPIESVNVDFSWKADHESTAVTGELQATLLCHVTVRTSAKTGVEMEAMTAASIAALTVYDMVKSIDRGIEIGPVVLEAKSGGKSGDYRRPSRLT; encoded by the coding sequence TTGTCTCATTTTGATGCCTCGGGCAACGCCCACATGGTCGACGTGTCGGCCAAACCGGTCACCGTACGCGAAGCGATCGCGTCGGCTGAAATCGTGATGGCCCCGGCGACCGCCGAAGTGATCCGAGGATCCAAAGCCGCCAAAGGCGACGTGTTGGCCGTGGCCCGCTTGGCCGCAATCCAAGCAACCAAGTTGACCTCGCAACTGATTCCACTGTGCCATGCGATCCCGATCGAATCGGTCAACGTCGATTTCAGCTGGAAAGCCGATCACGAGTCCACCGCTGTCACCGGAGAGCTTCAGGCGACGCTGCTCTGTCATGTCACCGTGCGAACGTCCGCGAAGACCGGGGTCGAGATGGAAGCGATGACGGCGGCCTCGATCGCGGCGCTGACGGTCTATGACATGGTCAAATCGATCGACCGCGGGATCGAAATCGGGCCGGTGGTCTTGGAGGCTAAATCCGGGGGCAAGTCGGGCGATTACCGGCGTCCATCACGATTGACGTGA
- a CDS encoding histidine phosphatase family protein, with amino-acid sequence MAELIMIRHAEVEARWKSICYGASDVPLSEAGLLQSQRLADRWKHRSQPIAIYHSGVRRTELLARMIADHFPSMNLVVDKRLCERDYGDWQGKSWDEVYVADPDFHRLIHQPETYRPPRGESTSVMQSRVVAWFASVTKSTPEGTVVAISHSGPIAALAGHCLDLHASQWEPWMMKPLEAMRLWWDRCDGKVHVNRDGRR; translated from the coding sequence ATGGCTGAGCTGATCATGATTCGACACGCCGAAGTCGAGGCTCGTTGGAAGTCGATATGTTATGGCGCGAGCGATGTGCCGCTCAGCGAGGCTGGATTGCTGCAATCGCAAAGGCTCGCTGATCGTTGGAAACATCGGTCACAACCGATCGCTATTTACCACAGCGGCGTGCGGCGAACTGAGCTGCTTGCACGAATGATCGCGGATCATTTCCCCTCGATGAATCTCGTCGTGGACAAGCGGCTTTGTGAGCGTGACTACGGCGATTGGCAGGGGAAAAGCTGGGACGAGGTCTACGTCGCCGATCCTGATTTTCATCGTCTGATTCATCAACCCGAGACCTATCGCCCGCCTCGCGGCGAGTCAACGAGTGTGATGCAGTCGCGAGTCGTAGCTTGGTTCGCGTCGGTCACCAAGTCGACACCCGAGGGAACGGTGGTCGCGATCAGCCACAGTGGACCGATTGCGGCGCTGGCGGGTCACTGCTTGGATCTACATGCTTCGCAGTGGGAACCGTGGATGATGAAACCGCTCGAAGCGATGCGGTTGTGGTGGGATCGATGCGACGGCAAGGTTCACGTCAATCGTGATGGACGCCGGTAA
- a CDS encoding adenosylcobinamide-GDP ribazoletransferase yields MSNLETTIADDDAMSLRRDFFTAVQFLTRIPIPHDGDATPESYTHSLRRSVLFFPLVGGLIGLVTATVALTTSIGFSPLVCGFLAIGIEALLTGAFHEDALADTCDALGGGWTREQVLEIMKDSRLGTYGTLGLVVGVGARVAATATLLSAGWMWAMASIVAASTLARIAIIAMMISAPPITSRQSQAKDVSGMQTTRTLIVSALMTMPLWVGWFWLSPMTACGSTLAAFIVLLWFRRKILSRVQGTTGDLLGCSAFLVQLVILIGATWSIHHG; encoded by the coding sequence ATGAGTAATCTCGAAACGACCATCGCCGACGATGATGCCATGTCATTGCGACGGGACTTCTTCACCGCGGTTCAGTTCCTGACTCGCATTCCGATTCCTCATGATGGTGATGCAACGCCCGAATCCTACACACACTCGCTCCGCCGATCGGTCTTGTTTTTTCCACTGGTTGGCGGATTGATCGGGCTTGTCACCGCGACCGTGGCATTGACGACGTCGATTGGATTTTCGCCGCTGGTCTGCGGATTCCTGGCGATCGGGATCGAAGCGTTGTTGACGGGGGCGTTTCACGAAGACGCACTCGCCGACACTTGTGACGCTTTGGGCGGCGGATGGACTCGCGAACAAGTGCTCGAAATCATGAAAGACAGTCGGCTGGGCACCTACGGGACGCTTGGTTTGGTCGTGGGGGTGGGGGCGCGGGTAGCCGCCACTGCAACGCTGTTGTCCGCCGGTTGGATGTGGGCGATGGCCAGCATCGTGGCGGCGTCAACACTCGCTCGCATCGCGATCATCGCCATGATGATTTCGGCGCCACCCATTACGAGTCGGCAATCGCAAGCCAAGGACGTATCGGGGATGCAAACAACACGGACCCTGATCGTGTCGGCATTGATGACGATGCCGCTTTGGGTGGGATGGTTTTGGTTGTCACCGATGACCGCGTGCGGATCGACCCTCGCTGCGTTCATTGTGTTGCTGTGGTTTCGACGCAAAATCCTTTCACGCGTTCAAGGCACCACCGGTGATTTATTGGGGTGCAGTGCGTTTCTAGTTCAGCTTGTCATCTTGATAGGGGCTACGTGGAGCATCCATCATGGCTGA
- the cobT gene encoding nicotinate-nucleotide--dimethylbenzimidazole phosphoribosyltransferase, whose amino-acid sequence MTDTVTHVYSDLVRDRLNRLCKPPGSLGDLESLSHQLCTTQQTLTPKTTPRRTVVFAADHGVTREGVTAWPSEVTASVVRLMQQQRTASGVFARALQCDYEVVDVGLLHPVESVSSSVQFINAAKRRGTGNLRCEPAMTEDDFDYVWQVGGRRAEAAANAGCHLVVGGEMGIGNTTSASCIVGLLADVDASQVVGRGAGIDDAGLVRKRGVVCDAIHRVRSLGDTDAKQVGRQVGGLEIVALAGFYARAADLGLTIVLDGFIATAAAILAESICQGSVQWMIAGHCSSEPGHRAALSHLGLSPLLDLNFRLGEATGALAALPLIDLAAAMINDMATLDDLENP is encoded by the coding sequence ATGACCGATACTGTCACCCACGTTTACAGCGATCTGGTTCGTGATCGTCTGAATCGACTGTGCAAACCGCCAGGCAGTTTGGGGGATCTCGAATCGCTGTCGCATCAATTGTGCACGACACAGCAAACGTTGACGCCGAAAACGACCCCGCGACGCACGGTCGTCTTCGCCGCCGATCATGGAGTCACGCGTGAAGGGGTAACGGCGTGGCCCAGTGAAGTGACCGCATCGGTCGTCCGCTTGATGCAACAACAACGAACTGCCAGCGGGGTGTTCGCCCGAGCGCTACAGTGCGATTACGAAGTCGTGGATGTTGGTTTGTTGCATCCTGTCGAGTCTGTGTCGTCAAGCGTCCAGTTTATCAATGCCGCGAAGCGACGTGGGACCGGTAATCTGCGATGCGAACCGGCAATGACGGAGGACGATTTCGATTATGTCTGGCAGGTCGGTGGACGACGAGCCGAAGCGGCCGCGAACGCCGGATGTCATTTGGTCGTCGGCGGCGAAATGGGAATCGGCAATACCACTTCGGCCAGTTGCATCGTCGGTTTGCTTGCCGATGTAGACGCGTCCCAAGTCGTCGGGCGTGGGGCGGGAATTGACGACGCCGGATTGGTTCGCAAACGCGGCGTGGTCTGCGACGCGATTCATCGAGTTCGCTCACTCGGTGACACCGATGCAAAACAAGTGGGACGTCAAGTTGGCGGATTGGAGATCGTCGCGTTGGCGGGGTTCTACGCACGTGCCGCCGATCTTGGTTTGACCATTGTGCTGGATGGTTTTATCGCGACGGCAGCGGCGATTCTTGCGGAATCGATATGCCAAGGAAGCGTGCAGTGGATGATCGCGGGGCATTGTTCTTCGGAACCGGGACATCGGGCGGCACTATCGCATTTGGGGCTGTCGCCGCTGCTGGATCTGAACTTTCGACTCGGCGAAGCCACTGGTGCTTTGGCGGCACTTCCGCTGATCGATTTGGCCGCCGCGATGATCAATGACATGGCAACCTTGGATGATTTGGAAAACCCATGA
- a CDS encoding histidinol-phosphate transaminase: MRRVSSEYVLSRGHHTEAVHGGLDPSELAHYGVAIDTVLDFSSNLLPFGPAPSVRRAVESAPLDRYPDRDCNELRDAIANRYGVDREALLVGNGCSELIHLVASEFVDSHRHTLIVGPTFTEYQRATRIAGGTVRFVTAEANDGFAVDVDVIDQAVSSQTSPKVVWICNPNNPTGQSVAKTDLVDLIQRHPQVVFVVDESYIEFAENTESLLDTEHENLVVLRSMTKAYCIAGLRLGFARLPENLHRTLRGRRIPWSVNNIAQAAGVAAIQDVSYYREAMARLQDAKRDFLCELTVRSLTPLASDTGFFLLPVNNASQIRKQLITQGMVVRDCHSFGLDDFLRIAVLAPPHNRRLVEALTRLLSKSASPTLTPSPLPSLRDPRIQ; this comes from the coding sequence ATGAGACGAGTCAGCTCTGAATACGTGTTGAGCCGCGGTCATCACACCGAAGCGGTTCATGGTGGCTTGGATCCAAGTGAACTAGCACACTACGGCGTTGCCATCGATACCGTGCTTGATTTTAGCAGCAATCTATTGCCATTTGGGCCTGCCCCGAGTGTTCGCCGAGCGGTGGAGTCGGCGCCGCTTGACCGTTATCCCGATCGCGATTGCAATGAGCTTCGTGATGCGATTGCCAATCGGTATGGCGTTGATCGCGAAGCGTTGTTGGTGGGCAACGGATGTAGTGAATTGATTCACTTGGTGGCATCGGAGTTCGTGGATTCCCATCGGCACACGCTGATTGTCGGACCCACGTTCACCGAGTACCAGCGGGCAACGCGTATCGCCGGCGGGACGGTGCGTTTCGTTACCGCCGAAGCAAACGACGGCTTTGCCGTGGATGTGGACGTCATCGATCAAGCTGTCTCTTCGCAAACATCGCCCAAAGTGGTTTGGATATGCAATCCGAATAACCCCACCGGCCAGAGTGTCGCAAAAACGGATCTCGTCGATTTGATCCAGCGACACCCGCAGGTGGTCTTTGTGGTCGATGAGTCCTACATTGAATTTGCAGAGAACACCGAATCACTGCTCGACACCGAGCATGAGAATTTGGTGGTGCTGCGTTCAATGACCAAAGCCTATTGCATCGCCGGATTGCGATTAGGGTTCGCTAGGCTTCCGGAAAACCTGCACCGCACGCTTCGTGGTCGCCGCATCCCATGGTCGGTCAACAACATCGCTCAAGCCGCTGGCGTTGCCGCGATCCAAGACGTGTCGTACTACCGCGAAGCGATGGCACGCTTGCAGGATGCGAAACGGGATTTTCTTTGCGAGTTGACCGTACGCTCGCTGACACCGCTGGCGAGTGACACAGGATTCTTTTTGCTGCCTGTCAACAATGCGTCACAAATCCGAAAGCAATTGATCACCCAAGGCATGGTGGTCCGTGATTGCCATTCCTTTGGACTGGATGATTTTCTGCGAATCGCGGTACTTGCCCCGCCACACAACCGCCGATTGGTTGAGGCACTGACACGACTGCTTTCGAAGTCGGCGTCCCCAACTTTAACACCATCCCCTCTGCCCTCTTTGCGTGATCCGAGGATCCAATGA